Proteins encoded within one genomic window of Pygocentrus nattereri isolate fPygNat1 chromosome 11, fPygNat1.pri, whole genome shotgun sequence:
- the LOC108410941 gene encoding uncharacterized protein LOC108410941 isoform X1, translated as MKMMKILLFSLSLLFYGDRPAAEGQIKYKSVKNGSTVTLKCDEMSKGPVIWSRDRAGRREDILTIEDGGRTTKHINDTHKFYHTSINRSLMITRVSSFHAGLYYCNSTAVVCLTVTSGPAMTNQDKCDARSAENKISGYWIILIVVGSVVLLLVLTLVSTRKWFLKKDAEGTETADHVYASIDHDASRKAQTGILIKERNKESIYYLANHPDPVPTGLQNELTYSEIQDPANRLQNNSLQNEFTYSLLQNPANKRQNNGPVGEEVYSLAQRPRSAAEDPETPGTTD; from the exons ATGAAAATGATGAAGATCCTCCtgttctcactttctctcctcttctatGGGGACAGACCTGCTGCCGAAGGCC aaattaaatataaaagcgTCAAAAACGGCAGCACAGTGACTCTGAAGTGTGATGAGATGAGTAAAGGCCCAGTGATCTGGAGCAGAGACAGAGCTGGAAGAAGAGAGGATATTCTCACAATAGAGGATGGAGGGAGGACAACCAAGCACATCAATGATACCCATAAATTTTACCACACAAGCATCAACCGGTCTCTGATGATCACACGTGTCTCATCCTTCCACGCTGGGTTGTACTACTgtaacagcactgcagtggtgtgtCTCACAGTGACATCAG GTCCAGCCATGACAAATCAGGATAAATGTGACGCTAGATcagcagaaaacaaaataagtg GGTACTGGATCATACTCATAGTTGTGGGAAGTGTGGTTCTTCTGCTAGTGCTGACTTTAGTTTCCACAAGAAAGTGGTTTTTAAAGAAGGACG CAGAGGGCACTGAAACGGCAGATCACGTCTACGCTTCCATTGATCATGACGCTTCTCGTAAGGCACAAACAG GTATACTGATAAAAGAGAGGAATAAAGAAAGTATATACTACCTTGCAAATCATCCAGACCCAGTACCCACAG GTCTTCAAAATGAGCTCACATATTCAGAAATCCAGGATCCAGCCAACAGACTGCAAAATAATA GTCTTCAAAATGAGTTCACATATTCATTACTCCAAAATCCAGCCAACAAGAGGCAAAATAATG GTCCAGTGGGGGAGGAGGTGTACAGTCTGGCTCAGAGACCACGCTCAGCAGCAGAAGACCCTGAAACACCTGGAACTACTGATTAG
- the LOC108410941 gene encoding uncharacterized protein LOC108410941 isoform X2: MKMMKILLFSLSLLFYGDRPAAEGQIKYKSVKNGSTVTLKCDEMSKGPVIWSRDRAGRREDILTIEDGGRTTKHINDTHKFYHTSINRSLMITRVSSFHAGLYYCNSTAVVCLTVTSGPAMTNQDKCDARSAENKISGYWIILIVVGSVVLLLVLTLVSTRKWFLKKDEGTETADHVYASIDHDASRKAQTGILIKERNKESIYYLANHPDPVPTGLQNELTYSEIQDPANRLQNNSLQNEFTYSLLQNPANKRQNNGPVGEEVYSLAQRPRSAAEDPETPGTTD, from the exons ATGAAAATGATGAAGATCCTCCtgttctcactttctctcctcttctatGGGGACAGACCTGCTGCCGAAGGCC aaattaaatataaaagcgTCAAAAACGGCAGCACAGTGACTCTGAAGTGTGATGAGATGAGTAAAGGCCCAGTGATCTGGAGCAGAGACAGAGCTGGAAGAAGAGAGGATATTCTCACAATAGAGGATGGAGGGAGGACAACCAAGCACATCAATGATACCCATAAATTTTACCACACAAGCATCAACCGGTCTCTGATGATCACACGTGTCTCATCCTTCCACGCTGGGTTGTACTACTgtaacagcactgcagtggtgtgtCTCACAGTGACATCAG GTCCAGCCATGACAAATCAGGATAAATGTGACGCTAGATcagcagaaaacaaaataagtg GGTACTGGATCATACTCATAGTTGTGGGAAGTGTGGTTCTTCTGCTAGTGCTGACTTTAGTTTCCACAAGAAAGTGGTTTTTAAAGAAGGACG AGGGCACTGAAACGGCAGATCACGTCTACGCTTCCATTGATCATGACGCTTCTCGTAAGGCACAAACAG GTATACTGATAAAAGAGAGGAATAAAGAAAGTATATACTACCTTGCAAATCATCCAGACCCAGTACCCACAG GTCTTCAAAATGAGCTCACATATTCAGAAATCCAGGATCCAGCCAACAGACTGCAAAATAATA GTCTTCAAAATGAGTTCACATATTCATTACTCCAAAATCCAGCCAACAAGAGGCAAAATAATG GTCCAGTGGGGGAGGAGGTGTACAGTCTGGCTCAGAGACCACGCTCAGCAGCAGAAGACCCTGAAACACCTGGAACTACTGATTAG